One region of Miscanthus floridulus cultivar M001 chromosome 19, ASM1932011v1, whole genome shotgun sequence genomic DNA includes:
- the LOC136528221 gene encoding profilin-4-like, whose translation MSWQTYVDDHLLCEIDGQHLSAAAIVGHDGSPWAQSEGFPQLKPEEVAGIIKDFDEPGTLAPTGLFVGGTKYMVIQGEPGVVIRGKKGTGGITIKKTGMALIIGIYDEPMTPGQCNLVVERLGDYLVEQGF comes from the exons ATGTCGTGGCAGACGTACGTCGACGACCACCTGCTGTGCGAGATCGATGGCCAGCACCTcagcgccgccgccatcgtcggCCACGACGGCAGCCCCTGGGCGCAGTCCGAGGGCTTCCCCCAG TTAAAGCCTGAGGAGGTTGCTGGGATCATTAAGGACTTTGATGAACCTGGTACTCTTGCACCAACTGGTCTTTTTGTTGGAGGTACAAAGTACATGGTGATCCAAGGTGAACCTGGAGTTGTCATCCGAGGAAAGAAG GGCACTGGAGGCATTACTATCAAGAAAACTGGCATGGCCTTGATTATTGGTATCTATGATGAGCCAATGACTCCGGGGCAATGCAATTTGGTGGTGGAGAGGCTCGGCGATTACCTGGTCGAACAGGGCTTCTAA